The following DNA comes from Acidimicrobiales bacterium.
GTCGTGACTGTCGGCGTTGGCCCGACCGTGGCCTGGGAAGTGCTTAACCACCGGCACGAGGCCGCCGGCCAGCACCCCTTCGGCAAAGGCAATGCCGTGGGTGGATACCACCTCAGGGTCGTCAGAGAACGACCGGTCGCCAATGCCTGGTGCGGCGCCCACGTCGAGCACCGGGGCGAGGTTCACCGTGACTCCCAAGGCACGCAGTGCCTCTGCCCGGTCCCTTGCCAACGCACGCACCTCGTCAACGGGAAGAGCCCCCATGGCGGCAGCCGAGGGCATCGACCCGAGCACGGACTCGAACCGCTGAACCCGACCACCTTCCTCGTCAACGGCCACCACTACTGGCCCGGTAGCCGATGCAGCCTGCACAGCGGCCACCGCAGCCGAGAAGCCGTCTCCCACCGGACCTGCCATCACCACTCCGGCCACCAGACCTCGCCCAGCGAGATCGACCACCACCGGGAGTTCAGCCTGGGAAGCGATGGGCAGGAGCACCTGACCGATCCGGAGTCCGACGGGCAGACCGCCCACGCACTCGGCTGCGGTGGGGCCCGCCGGAAGAGTCGTCGACGTGGTCGTCGCGATAGTCGACGGCGGCGTGGTCGGAGGGGTAACGACGGTGGTCGTGGGGACGGTGACCGACACGACCAACGTGGTTGTCACCGACACCGAGGTAGTCGAGGGCGGAGCCACCTCCGGCGCGGTGGTCGAGGGCGGAGCCACCTCCGACGAGGTACCACAGCCTCCCGCTATCAACGCCAACATCAGGGCCAGCGACACCAGCGGCATCCTCGGCAGGCAATCAACTCCCAAGCCGTGTCGCATCCGGCCAGTGGACCATAGATCCGACCCGGCCGGGCCGCGGGTGTGAGCTGACGGGTCCGACCGTCCAATGGCCGGCCTCCCGCCTAGCGTGGGGTCATGCGCACTCTGGTGGTGATGCTGCTCGCTGGAATCACCGTCATGGCTGTCCTCTTCTTCGGCCTCGGCGGAAACCCGACCGACGAGATCGTCATCCTGCCGGTTGCCTCGACCACGCTGGCCCCGGCGACAACCCCAACAACTGACGCCGCCAACATGTCCGACAGCGACACCCTGATCGCCGTTACCACCACCGTCGGAATGGTCGAGGCGACCCTGCCCACCGAGCCGATGGGCACGCTGGCTCCGGTCGAGGGTCTGGGCGTGCCCACTCTGAACGCCGCCTCGTCGGTGAGCACCGTGGGCATCGACCGGGTCATGTTCGGCATGACACTCCACGACGCTCAGGTGGCAGCCGGTAGCCAGTTCACCCCCATCACCCCGGTGGGCCACTGCTTTCTCGTCGTTCCAGAAGCCGGCCAGGCCGGACTCACGTTCTGGGTGGTGGCCGGCACCGTCGAGCGGGTCGACGTCGACACCCGCACCATCACCACCCGCTCAGGCGCCGGCATCGGCGATACCGAGGAACGCATCCGGGAACTGTTCGGTGAACGCATCCACACCACCGCCCTCCCCGACGGTTCGGGGAACCTGCTGGCCTACGTCCCCAAGGACGTGGCCGACGCCACCTACCGGGTGATGTTCTTGTCCAACGGCCTCCAGATCACGCGGGTCTGGGCCGGCCGTCTCCCGTGGGCCGAAGAAATCGGCGGCTGCCCCGGCTGAGCCCCCCTTTCGCTGCCGGTCAGTACCCCTCGGGTAGGTCATGGATGTACTCCCCACAACTCACGAACACCGCGCCGTACCCGAGTCGTTCCCCTACCCCGGATTCCAGGTCAAGGCCGCGGATCCATTCGATGGCCCCTGCGCTGATGGTTCCGTCATGGACGAACACCTCGAGCGGCCCATCCAATGACGCTTCGTAGCGCACCGAACCACCGATGGTGAGGCCCACGTACGGCTGACCGAGGAACCCTTGGATTAGGGCCTCTACCGGTTGGCCGCTATCCGGGTGTTGGCCCACCCCGATGGCTACCACGTCACCAGCCCCCGGCGAGTAACAGGAGAACTCGAGGTCCAGCGTCAGGTCACCGACCTGGATCCAACCGTTGGTCGCTACATCGGACGCCGTTGTCGTTGTCGACGCCGACGCCGTTGTGGACCCCGGGGGACCTTCACCCAGACCATCACCGCCACACGCGGCACAAGCCAGAAACACGACCAACACCATCGACGAAACCCGCCTCATCGCGTCTCCCTCCGACGTGGGGTCAACAACTCGACCAAACGGTCGTCATGGCACCGGACCTCCACACCTGCGGGCACGTCGCCCACCAGCACCACGCCCTCGTCGTCGTCCACCACCAGAGCGACTTCCGCCCATCGCTGAGAAACCAGTCGATGAAACGCCACCACGTCGACAGACGTCCAACGCGCGTCTACCCCTTGAAATGCCTCGGCTAGATCACCCGGCACTACCAGATCCATCGAACCGAGGTCAGGTCGGCTCCCCGGAGCCGACCACCGGCCAACCTCCTCCCACGAACCCGGTCGATCTGGAGCGGCAAGACGGAGCCCGGCAGCCCGCAAGCGCCGAACCAGGTCCCGCCCACGGACCGCCTCGGCGCCCAAGGCAAGGGCCCGCTCACGCACGTCTGTGGGGATGTCGTAGTGGTCTCCTTGGAAAGCCATACGCCGCAGGCCCAGACGACGGGCGAACGCGTGTAGCTCGGCGACGCTCTCGTCGCTCACCAGGTGCGCCCATCGGGCGCCCCGCCAGGGCCACACGGCCTCATCGACCAGCACGGTCATACCGACGATGTTGCCCGACCTGCAGCCCTCGCCGCCACCTTCGCCGTCGATCAGACCGACACCGCGCCCGCGCCAATGAGATGGGAGACTCGCCCCATGGCGCGCAGTTCTCAGCGGGACGATCTCGAGGCAGTGACCCTTCGCCTTCCCGCGTCTCGACCGGTCGGTGATCTGCCGCGGGTTGGCTTGGCCTCCCTGTTGCGGATCCACCGGATCGAACCGTCCGAGATCGGCGACCTGGCCTCGTCGCTCCAGGAAATGGCCGCCGAGATGACCGGCGCGGGCTCCGACGTAGTGATCGACTACCGGGTGTCAGCCTCCGAGGTAGCCATCGATCTCACTGGCGACGGCCGCACCCTTCGAATCAGCGCGCCGCGTTCCTAGATTCTCGACGCACCACAGCCCACGTGGCTTCACCTACGGTCGAGGTGACGGCCCGCCACGACGATCCGGTGGCCGATTCGAGCGACGCCACCACTGCCTCACATGACAGGTGGATCGGCGTCTCCGGTCCCCGGCTATTCACCCAGACCACGAAACCGTCGTCAGCTAGGCACCGGTCGACCTCAGCGGCGAACAGGAACATGTTCTGCAGGATCAGGACGTCGACGATGCTGTCGGCCAAAGGCAGAGCTGAACCATCGGCGCACATCAGCGGTGGCGCTCCGTCCACCGCGTGGCTGAGCATCCCCCACGAAAGGTCAGCCGCCACGTAGCAATCGAACCGATCCCGCAGGTCACGTGCCGATATGCACGTCCCGGCACCCAGCTCGAGCACCGTCCGCCCGGCCACCGCTCCCCGGTCCAGGGCATCCAGTAACGGCGCGTTGCGACTCGGATGGTCACGGGTCGCCGTCCAGTCCGGGGCCAGTGAGTCAAACAACGTCCGGACCTCACCGACCAGCGAGCCGTCCCATGTGCCCGCTTCAACACCGGCTCCGGCCACCAGTTCGGTGACCTCGCGCATCCGGTGGTTGACCACTGTTCCCCGGGTGCCCTCGTCGACCCCGTCAAGGCCAGGCAGTTCCTCGATCGTGCCCACGTACCGGACCGTTGGAGTCAGCGGCCGGTCGACCCGAAGCCGCCCTCGCCCCGTTCAGATGGAGGGAGCTCGTCGACCTCGGCGAATCGGCATTCCTCGACCCGCTGGATCACCAGTTGGGCGATGCGTTCGCCGCGAACCACTTCAAAGGGATCGGCGGGATCGGTGTTGACGAGCAGGACCTTCAGCTCCCCCCGGTAGCCCGAGTCGATGAGGCCCGGCGTGTTCAGACAGGTCACGCCGTGTTTCAGCGCCAGACCGCTGCGGGGCTGAACGAACCCGGCGTACCCCCAAGGGATGGCGATGGCCGCGCCGGTGGACACCAGGGCGCGACCCCCGCCGGGCGCCAACGTGACGTCCTCGGCGGCCACCAGATCCGCTCCAGCGTCACCCTCGCGGGCATAGGTCGGAAGGGGCAGGTCATCAACCAGTCGAAGCAGGGGAATCTTGAGCACGGCGGCGACCCTAGCCCCCGACCCCAGCCCACTCACCGGCTGGTCCCGGGCTGGCGCCGGACTGAGGCAAGGCATGACGCCCTAGGATCGGCGCCGTGCTGGCATGGATGGACCTCGAGATGACCGGACTGGATCTCGAGTCCGACGTAATCGTCGAGATCGCGACCCTGGTCACCGACGACGACCTCACCATCGTGGCCGAGGGCCCGGACCTGGTGGTCCACCAGCCACCCGAGGTTCTGGACCGCATGGGCGACTTCGTGAGGACCATGCACACCAAGAGCGGCCTGCTGGACGCCATTACCGCCTCGTCAACCACGTTGGCCGAAGCTGGCGATGCCACGATGGCCTTCCTCAAGCAACATATTCCCGAAGCCCAAACCGTGCCGCTGTGCGGCAACTCGATCGGTACCGACCGACGCTTCCTACTCCGTTGGCTTCCCGAGATCGAGGAGTTCCTGCACTACCGGTCGGTCGACGTGTCGACTGTCAAGGAACTAGCCCGGCGCTGGCACCCGGAGGCCGTCAAGTCGGCACCCGAGAAGGCCGGCGGCCACCGGGCCATGGACGACATCCGGGAATCGGTGGCCGAACTGCGCCACTACCGAGCGGCGCTCTTTCCCTCCTCGCCCGACGCCTGAACTCGTCCGGCGCCCATTGCTGGCCCAGCGCCGCTTGGGCCCGTTCAGAGGCCCCCTCCTATGGTGACGCCGTGACCGACCCCTCCTGTTCCCATACCGATCAGCCACAAGATCGGCCGGTCCGGCAGGAGCAGGAACCAGCCTCGACCGAGGTCACCGAACTGGCCTCCGGGCTATACCGGCTTCAGCTCCCTATCTCGATGCCCGGCCTCGGCCACGTCAACTGTTACGCGCTTGAGGACACCGACGGATTCACCCTGGTGGACCCCGGCCTGCCCAGCCTCGAGTCGTGGAACGCCCTCGGCCACCTTCTGGCTCAGCTGGGCACCGACCACAGTCGGGTCCACACCGCGGTGGTCACCCACAGTCACCCCGATCACTTCGGCGGTGTACACCGTCTCCGCGATGACCACGGCACCCGGGTCCTTACCCACGCCGACTTCCGATCGGTGTGGATGGACATGGCGATCGACGAGGAGATGGACTCCGGCGACCTGGATCTGGCCGACGACGAGGACCTCGAACGGGTCCGATCCATGATGAGCCGCCCCACCCCATGGGGCGCTACCCGATCCGCACCACCGGCCACTGAACTTCGCAAGTGGTCGGAGATGGACGTGACCGGTGGATCGAAGTCATGGCGTGTCCCCGAGCCGTCCGACACGGTGGTCGACGGCGAGGAGGTCTTGCTCGGCGGGCGAACCTGGCTGGCCGTCCACACCCCGGGCCACACGCACGACCACCTCTGCCTCTACGACCCGGCCGACGGGATCCTGCTCTCGGGAGACCACGTACTACCTACCATCACCCCCCACATCAACGGCATCGGCCCAATGGACGATCCGTTGGCCACCTTCTTCCGCTCGTTGGAACGGATGAAGGAGCTCCCCGGGCTGGAGCACGTCCTACCGGCGCACGGTCACCCGTTCACCAACGTGGCCGAGAGGGTGGACCACATCATCGACCACCACGGGGAACGTCTCGACGTCATCCGTGAGGCCGGCGAAGACATGGGATCAGGCACCGTGGAAGCCTTCATGCAACGACTCTTCAAGGAGCGTTCGTGGGGCGACATGGCGGCTAGCGAGACCTACGCCCACCTCGAGCACCTGCGAATCCTGGGCCAGGCGACCCGGGACGAAGTCGCAGGTCAGACAATGTATTCGACCAGCTGATTTAATCATTTGACCGAGGTAACCCCGGTCGACTCGGATGGAGACCGGTCAGACGCCTCTATCGTGGATGTCTGACCGGGTGGCAACCGCCGCCCATCTACCCAGCCACAGGACAGTTTCCATGTACGAGCTTCACTGCCATCGCCACGGCCTTTCGGCCGGCGTGCACGTGTCCTCGTCGCGCCTGCATACGGCTCATCACTCGGTGAAGCCGAGTATTTCGTGGCATGTCGATTCCTCGACGTTCATGAACACCTATCGGACCACCGGTTTCACCAAGACCGGCCAGCGGCCCCGGGGAGCGAACAGCTGATCAGCTGAACGCAGATCCACCCCCCGAGGCCGCCGGAGAAATCCGGCGGCCTTCTTCGTTTTTCAAACCGGTTTTCAAATCCAACTCCCCCAAGACCAGCGACCCAGAGAGCAGCGAGACCATGCAAGAAACACTGATCTACGAACGAGAGACCTGGCGCCAACAGGCCGCCTGTGAACGCCTCGGCGTCCCCACCGCGGTCTTCTTCAGCGACGACATCGGGGACATCGTGCAGGCCAAGAACATCTGCGCCGAATGCCCGGTGCTCGAGTCGTGCCTCGAAGGCGCCATCCGCCGCCGAGAGCCATGGGGCGTGTGGGGCGGACAGCTGTTTCGTAACGGCCACATCCTGGCCACCAAGCGTCGCCGGGGTCGCCCCTCCAATGTGCCGCGCCCCGAGGAGCAGCTGCCCGTCGTGCCCATCCCGTTGCGCATCCAGCAGGAGCTGCTCTCGGCTTGACGCGGCCACCACAAAACAGGTCCCGCACCCGGCCGGTTCCCCCTCCTCCGGCCGGGTGCCGGCCCACCAGAACGCCAGACCACGGACCGGGGTGACGCTTCGGCGAGCCCCGGTCCGTGTGGCAACCATGATTCCGCCACAGCATGTTCGCTCCACGGTGGGCCGGTACCGTCGACGTTCGTGCCTCGTATCCCTGTCGGTCTGCTCCTCATGGGGCTGTTCCTCGTGGGGCTGTCGGCGTCCACCGTCGGCTGTGCCGAGGACCCTGAGACCGTCGTCGACGTGACCTCGATGCCCTTCGAACTCTGGACCGGGAAGACCACCACGCTGGACGACCTGACCGACAGCGACGATCGACCCGTCGTGGTGAACCTTTGGGCCACGTGGTGTACACCGTGCCTCAAGGAGATGCCCGTCCTGCAGACCGCCCACGAGAGGGGTTCTGGGCAGGTCCGGTTCGTAGGCATCAACGTCAGCGACTCACCCACCCGGGCGGCCCAGCGGGCCGACGAACTCGAGATCACCTACCTTCAGGGTCGTGATCCCGATGGAGAGTTCTCCGCAGCCCTCAGCACCGTCGGCCTGCCGGTGACCGCCTTCGTAGACCGAGGGGGCGATCTGGTCTATGTCCACCATGGGTCGCTTGATGCCGACGAACTGGCCGAAGCCATCAGGGAGTATCTGGAGCCGACCCGATGATCCCCGTCCGGTAATCCCCCTCCCATGATCGACGTCTCCCTTGCCCTGCCGTTCACTCTGGGCATCGTCACGGCCATCAACCCGTGCGGCTTCGCCATGCTCCCCACCTGGCTCGGCTACTTCCTGGGCCGCGACACGGCGGACGGTGAGGCCCGCCCTGAACAGGTCCTACGGGGATTGTCGGTCAGCCTCATCTTGACGGCGGCTTTCGTGCTGGTGTTCGGCGCCCTCGGCCTGGCCGTCAACACGATGGTCTCCGAGGAGGCCATTGCCACCAAGACCCCGTGGGTCACGGTGATCCTCGGCGCGGCGTTTGTCCCCTACGGCCTGTTCATGCTGACCGGCCGGCAACTCCGGATCCCCTTCTTCAAACCCGGCCGCGGCCCGTCGACCACCGAACTGTGGTCAGTCCTTGGGTTCGGCGTGTCGTACGCCGTGGTTTCTATCGGCTGCTCGGCCCCCATCTTCCTATTGCACGTGGCCGGGAGCTTCGGACGGGACGGCATCGTCGACGGGATCGCCGTCTACCTGGCGTTCGCCGCCGGCATGGCCGCCGTGGTCACCTCGCTCACCCTCTCGTTGGCCGTGGCCCGAGGCGGTCTGGCCCGTCACCTCCGGCGTCTGCTCCCCCACTTCGATCGGATCGGTGCCGTGGCCCTCATGCTGGGCGGCGCCTACCTGGTCGTCTACGGCGTCTACGAGATCCGCATCCTGCGGGACGCGCGGGCCCCGTCCAATCCGATCGTGGACTCGGTGACCGACCTCCAGTCGCACCTCACCAACTGGGCGGCCAATGTCGGTGGCCCGCGCCTGGGCCTCGCTCTCTGGTTGGTGGTGGCCACGCTGGTGGTGTGGGGCCTCGGGCCGGCACTGTCGACCCGACCCCGCCGGTGGCTCTGGATGGTGGCCGGTGGCGCCTGGGGTGTGGCCGAGGGACTGGTCCACCGGGGCGATCTGCTGGTCATCCCGGTC
Coding sequences within:
- a CDS encoding MBL fold metallo-hydrolase encodes the protein MTDPSCSHTDQPQDRPVRQEQEPASTEVTELASGLYRLQLPISMPGLGHVNCYALEDTDGFTLVDPGLPSLESWNALGHLLAQLGTDHSRVHTAVVTHSHPDHFGGVHRLRDDHGTRVLTHADFRSVWMDMAIDEEMDSGDLDLADDEDLERVRSMMSRPTPWGATRSAPPATELRKWSEMDVTGGSKSWRVPEPSDTVVDGEEVLLGGRTWLAVHTPGHTHDHLCLYDPADGILLSGDHVLPTITPHINGIGPMDDPLATFFRSLERMKELPGLEHVLPAHGHPFTNVAERVDHIIDHHGERLDVIREAGEDMGSGTVEAFMQRLFKERSWGDMAASETYAHLEHLRILGQATRDEVAGQTMYSTS
- a CDS encoding WhiB family transcriptional regulator, whose amino-acid sequence is MQETLIYERETWRQQAACERLGVPTAVFFSDDIGDIVQAKNICAECPVLESCLEGAIRRREPWGVWGGQLFRNGHILATKRRRGRPSNVPRPEEQLPVVPIPLRIQQELLSA
- the dut gene encoding dUTP diphosphatase; translated protein: MLKIPLLRLVDDLPLPTYAREGDAGADLVAAEDVTLAPGGGRALVSTGAAIAIPWGYAGFVQPRSGLALKHGVTCLNTPGLIDSGYRGELKVLLVNTDPADPFEVVRGERIAQLVIQRVEECRFAEVDELPPSERGEGGFGSTGR
- a CDS encoding DUF4031 domain-containing protein — translated: MTVLVDEAVWPWRGARWAHLVSDESVAELHAFARRLGLRRMAFQGDHYDIPTDVRERALALGAEAVRGRDLVRRLRAAGLRLAAPDRPGSWEEVGRWSAPGSRPDLGSMDLVVPGDLAEAFQGVDARWTSVDVVAFHRLVSQRWAEVALVVDDDEGVVLVGDVPAGVEVRCHDDRLVELLTPRRRETR
- the orn gene encoding oligoribonuclease, giving the protein MLAWMDLEMTGLDLESDVIVEIATLVTDDDLTIVAEGPDLVVHQPPEVLDRMGDFVRTMHTKSGLLDAITASSTTLAEAGDATMAFLKQHIPEAQTVPLCGNSIGTDRRFLLRWLPEIEEFLHYRSVDVSTVKELARRWHPEAVKSAPEKAGGHRAMDDIRESVAELRHYRAALFPSSPDA
- a CDS encoding glycoside hydrolase family 3 N-terminal domain-containing protein, which gives rise to MSLALMLALIAGGCGTSSEVAPPSTTAPEVAPPSTTSVSVTTTLVVSVTVPTTTVVTPPTTPPSTIATTTSTTLPAGPTAAECVGGLPVGLRIGQVLLPIASQAELPVVVDLAGRGLVAGVVMAGPVGDGFSAAVAAVQAASATGPVVVAVDEEGGRVQRFESVLGSMPSAAAMGALPVDEVRALARDRAEALRALGVTVNLAPVLDVGAAPGIGDRSFSDDPEVVSTHGIAFAEGVLAGGLVPVVKHFPGHGRANADSHDELTTTPALEDLWEVDLLPFALVPDGAAVMVGHLVVPGLTDGVPATLSPSAITGVLRGDLAFDGVVVTDDLAMGAVADLVDVATAARLALIAGADLLIIGGLANVVPVAWGLLSALDDGSLDERWLDEAVERVLALRNVNPCTLAGSVHDGG
- a CDS encoding methyltransferase domain-containing protein; the encoded protein is MGTIEELPGLDGVDEGTRGTVVNHRMREVTELVAGAGVEAGTWDGSLVGEVRTLFDSLAPDWTATRDHPSRNAPLLDALDRGAVAGRTVLELGAGTCISARDLRDRFDCYVAADLSWGMLSHAVDGAPPLMCADGSALPLADSIVDVLILQNMFLFAAEVDRCLADDGFVVWVNSRGPETPIHLSCEAVVASLESATGSSWRAVTSTVGEATWAVVRRESRNAAR
- a CDS encoding cytochrome c biogenesis protein CcdA, encoding MIDVSLALPFTLGIVTAINPCGFAMLPTWLGYFLGRDTADGEARPEQVLRGLSVSLILTAAFVLVFGALGLAVNTMVSEEAIATKTPWVTVILGAAFVPYGLFMLTGRQLRIPFFKPGRGPSTTELWSVLGFGVSYAVVSIGCSAPIFLLHVAGSFGRDGIVDGIAVYLAFAAGMAAVVTSLTLSLAVARGGLARHLRRLLPHFDRIGAVALMLGGAYLVVYGVYEIRILRDARAPSNPIVDSVTDLQSHLTNWAANVGGPRLGLALWLVVATLVVWGLGPALSTRPRRWLWMVAGGAWGVAEGLVHRGDLLVIPVGRLIGDWPARIGNWIDDPVRWATPLEALLTITVLLVVWASAHGAMSDRRR
- a CDS encoding TlpA disulfide reductase family protein; the protein is MPRIPVGLLLMGLFLVGLSASTVGCAEDPETVVDVTSMPFELWTGKTTTLDDLTDSDDRPVVVNLWATWCTPCLKEMPVLQTAHERGSGQVRFVGINVSDSPTRAAQRADELEITYLQGRDPDGEFSAALSTVGLPVTAFVDRGGDLVYVHHGSLDADELAEAIREYLEPTR